A stretch of the Bacillus sp. FJAT-18017 genome encodes the following:
- the pdaB gene encoding polysaccharide deacetylase family sporulation protein PdaB — MNIFVVLNGKRLKQVILIIVSAFFAAWILFMDNLVQVPVFSTKDGPKAVYKGEKDIAITFNIGWGDEKAAPILDVLEKENVKAATFFLSGSWAERHPDLVNRIVKKGYEVGILGYSYEDYTDLEDTQIRKDLAKAQTAFGKLNIKEIDLIRAPTGHFDQRTLRIAERFGYTVVHWSVDSKDWTNPGVKKIITNVSKAGPGDIILLHASDSAKQTGKALPQIIKGLKDKGLNFVSVSEMIANGDAKSEEVR; from the coding sequence ATGAACATATTTGTTGTACTTAATGGTAAGCGTTTGAAACAAGTTATTCTTATCATTGTCTCTGCTTTTTTTGCTGCCTGGATCTTATTTATGGATAATTTAGTGCAAGTACCAGTCTTTTCAACAAAGGATGGTCCTAAAGCGGTCTACAAGGGCGAAAAGGATATTGCCATTACCTTTAATATTGGCTGGGGGGATGAAAAAGCAGCACCGATTCTTGATGTGTTGGAAAAAGAAAATGTAAAGGCAGCCACTTTCTTCCTTTCCGGTTCATGGGCAGAACGGCATCCGGACCTGGTAAACCGGATTGTCAAAAAGGGGTATGAAGTAGGTATCCTTGGTTACTCTTATGAGGATTATACCGACCTTGAAGATACTCAAATTCGGAAAGACCTCGCAAAAGCCCAAACTGCCTTTGGCAAACTAAATATTAAGGAAATAGACCTAATCCGCGCACCAACAGGCCACTTTGACCAAAGAACTTTGAGAATAGCTGAACGATTTGGCTACACGGTTGTTCATTGGAGTGTTGACTCAAAGGATTGGACCAACCCCGGTGTAAAAAAGATAATCACGAATGTAAGTAAAGCAGGACCAGGAGATATTATCCTTTTGCATGCCTCTGACTCAGCAAAACAAACTGGAAAAGCTCTACCGCAAATTATTAAAGGGTTAAAGGATAAAGGGCTTAACTTTGTTTCGGTATCAGAGATGATAGCCAACGGAGACGCAAAATCGGAGGAAGTTCGGTGA
- a CDS encoding KinB-signaling pathway activation protein — protein MTSRNWVKLFFNTLVLGALVTIIVGFIVRWNEFAPLFADFNILEILSVMLWLIGVGMIFSLLSQAGFFAYLTVHRFGLGIFRSAKLWNAVQVILLAFVLFDLIYLRYDAFAKEGESILRYVLPALVILAVGLIVAFLKMKQTNKEAFIPALFFIVVATILEWVPVLRVNEESWFFLMLFPLLACNAYQLLVLHKLNQKSQEERKRFQERKAATAQSLKTKKQKGN, from the coding sequence GTGACTAGCCGTAATTGGGTTAAATTATTTTTCAACACATTGGTACTTGGGGCGCTTGTGACTATTATTGTTGGGTTTATTGTTCGCTGGAATGAGTTTGCGCCTCTGTTTGCAGATTTTAATATACTTGAAATATTGTCAGTTATGCTTTGGCTTATCGGTGTTGGGATGATATTTAGTCTGCTAAGCCAGGCCGGATTTTTTGCCTATTTAACCGTCCATCGTTTCGGGCTTGGAATCTTCAGGTCAGCCAAGCTCTGGAATGCTGTGCAGGTAATCTTGCTGGCATTTGTTTTATTTGACCTTATTTATTTAAGGTACGATGCGTTTGCTAAGGAAGGGGAAAGCATACTGCGCTATGTTTTGCCTGCCCTAGTTATTCTTGCAGTAGGACTAATAGTGGCCTTCCTAAAAATGAAACAAACGAATAAGGAAGCCTTTATTCCTGCTTTATTCTTTATTGTTGTTGCAACAATTCTTGAATGGGTCCCGGTTCTTCGAGTTAACGAGGAAAGCTGGTTTTTCTTAATGTTGTTTCCTTTGCTTGCCTGTAACGCATACCAGCTTCTAGTCCTTCACAAGCTTAATCAAAAATCTCAGGAAGAGCGGAAAAGGTTTCAAGAAAGAAAGGCGGCAACCGCACAATCCTTAAAAACTAAAAAGCAAAAAGGCAACTAA
- the gerD gene encoding spore germination lipoprotein GerD — protein sequence MKKRLVLLVSGAILILSACTGGGNQAQSKLDYEETKKMLVDILHTEEGKKAIQEIVTDEKIKQEMIMDQAVVSETIQKTLTSKEGTDFYKKSLENPKIAASMAKGMKTENEKLLKDLMKDPEYRAMMIEILKEPEMQKEMADALKSKDFRLHLQSVIAESMQSPLFKAEMQKLLLQAAEEATKSEKNAKSGEGS from the coding sequence ATGAAAAAGAGGCTTGTATTGCTAGTATCAGGAGCAATCCTGATTTTATCTGCCTGTACAGGTGGAGGGAACCAGGCACAAAGTAAGCTGGATTACGAAGAAACAAAGAAGATGCTAGTAGATATCCTTCATACTGAAGAGGGAAAAAAAGCTATTCAGGAAATTGTTACGGACGAAAAAATAAAACAAGAAATGATTATGGACCAGGCTGTTGTAAGTGAGACTATTCAAAAGACGTTAACATCCAAGGAAGGTACGGACTTTTACAAAAAATCACTTGAGAATCCAAAGATAGCCGCCAGCATGGCAAAGGGTATGAAAACCGAAAATGAAAAGCTCCTTAAGGATTTAATGAAAGACCCCGAATACCGGGCGATGATGATTGAAATTTTAAAGGAGCCCGAGATGCAAAAGGAAATGGCTGATGCCCTTAAAAGCAAGGATTTCAGACTCCATCTCCAAAGCGTCATTGCTGAGTCAATGCAAAGCCCTTTATTTAAAGCTGAAATGCAAAAACTTTTATTACAGGCAGCAGAAGAAGCAACAAAATCAGAAAAAAACGCAAAAAGCGGCGAGGGTTCTTAA
- a CDS encoding Mrp/NBP35 family ATP-binding protein has translation MITEVSVREIVSELQEPFLHKSLGELNAIDEIKVKEEKGHVSVKISIAKTGTAEQLQLQTQIVNALKGAGAASVGIRFGQLSDEVLAAHRPEQAQSGQNLLAPGSKTTFIAIASGKGGVGKSTVSVNLAVSLARLGKKVGLVDADIYGFSVPDMMGISERPAVKNEKILPVERFGVKVISMGFFVEDNSPIIWRGPMLGKMLNSFFDEVSWGDLDYLLLDLPPGTGDVALDVHSMLPSCKEIIVTTPHPTAAFVAARAGAMALKTDHEILGVIENMAYFESKLTNEKEYIFGRGGGERLAEALNTEVIGQLPLGQPDWNEEDFAPSVYQEDHPIGEVYLKIADKVINLLETK, from the coding sequence ATGATTACTGAGGTTAGCGTAAGGGAAATAGTTAGCGAATTACAAGAGCCATTTTTACATAAATCGCTCGGTGAATTAAATGCAATTGATGAAATAAAAGTAAAAGAAGAAAAGGGCCATGTCAGTGTAAAGATTTCAATTGCCAAAACCGGGACGGCCGAACAGTTGCAGCTTCAGACGCAAATCGTTAACGCTTTAAAAGGGGCAGGAGCAGCTTCGGTAGGGATCAGATTCGGTCAGCTTTCGGATGAGGTGCTAGCTGCACACCGTCCAGAGCAGGCTCAAAGCGGGCAAAATCTACTGGCACCTGGAAGCAAAACCACCTTTATTGCAATTGCAAGCGGAAAGGGCGGAGTAGGCAAATCGACTGTTTCGGTTAATCTTGCTGTATCCCTTGCCAGACTCGGCAAGAAAGTTGGGCTAGTAGATGCGGATATTTATGGATTTAGCGTGCCTGATATGATGGGTATATCAGAGCGGCCTGCAGTAAAAAACGAAAAAATTCTTCCTGTTGAGCGGTTCGGTGTCAAAGTCATTTCGATGGGATTCTTTGTGGAGGACAACTCGCCAATTATTTGGCGCGGTCCAATGCTAGGGAAAATGCTGAACAGTTTCTTTGATGAGGTAAGCTGGGGAGATCTGGATTATTTATTGCTGGACTTGCCGCCAGGAACTGGGGACGTTGCGCTTGATGTCCATTCCATGCTTCCTTCCTGCAAAGAAATCATTGTAACAACTCCGCATCCGACAGCTGCCTTCGTTGCGGCACGTGCGGGCGCAATGGCATTAAAAACGGATCATGAAATTCTCGGAGTTATTGAGAATATGGCTTATTTTGAAAGCAAATTGACTAACGAAAAGGAATATATTTTTGGACGCGGAGGCGGTGAAAGACTTGCCGAGGCACTAAACACAGAAGTAATCGGGCAGCTTCCACTCGGACAGCCTGACTGGAATGAAGAGGACTTTGCACCTTCGGTTTACCAGGAAGATCATCCAATTGGTGAGGTGTATTTAAAGATTGCAGATAAGGTAATCAATCTTCTAGAAACAAAATAA
- the cwlD gene encoding N-acetylmuramoyl-L-alanine amidase CwlD — translation MWKRRLKRTAFAVGLVVLFFIIQFDFNENKTWTTWSMPLSGKVILIDPGHGGVDGGAGDRPMQEKDIALSISLKLRDFLQQQGAIVLMTRETDRDLAPTDMKGYSRRKAADLKERIKIINNSDADLVISIHLNAIPSSRWSGAQTFYNSKLKENAKAAKLIQKELRVNLENTTRKAKPLNDLFILKHSEKPGVLVEAGFLSNPTEKMNLERDSYQEMVAASIYKGIIRYYTK, via the coding sequence GTGTGGAAACGAAGACTGAAACGGACTGCCTTTGCGGTCGGGCTGGTCGTGCTGTTTTTTATAATCCAGTTTGATTTTAATGAAAATAAAACATGGACAACCTGGAGCATGCCTTTATCAGGAAAGGTGATTCTCATTGACCCGGGCCATGGTGGTGTTGATGGTGGTGCGGGAGACCGTCCGATGCAGGAAAAGGATATCGCCCTTAGCATATCTCTAAAGCTTCGTGATTTCCTGCAGCAACAAGGGGCAATTGTCCTAATGACACGTGAAACAGATCGGGATCTCGCACCGACTGATATGAAAGGCTATAGCCGCAGAAAAGCAGCAGACCTAAAAGAAAGAATAAAAATTATCAATAACTCTGATGCCGACCTGGTTATTAGCATTCATTTAAATGCAATTCCATCCTCCAGATGGAGTGGCGCACAGACATTCTATAATTCAAAACTGAAAGAAAATGCAAAAGCAGCGAAGCTAATTCAGAAGGAACTTAGAGTTAACCTTGAAAATACTACAAGAAAAGCCAAACCACTAAATGACCTATTCATCCTCAAACATTCTGAAAAACCGGGAGTGCTTGTTGAGGCTGGCTTTCTCTCCAATCCAACAGAAAAAATGAACCTCGAACGCGATTCGTATCAAGAGATGGTAGCAGCCTCCATATACAAAGGGATTATCCGTTATTATACAAAATAA
- a CDS encoding DUF2521 family protein, which produces MNVITTFTEKRRQKQMKYERSVLREVNIEELKRKVQEFFGSTRLTAGLFKNPGILEACYDVALESYLLGANLSKFAHSGEAIESTLKRCEPEETHLIDTLYNFLLYWGAGEEGFYSEALYFQCEQYVRSWWMAGYEKGRRRYKLRLH; this is translated from the coding sequence TTGAATGTGATTACAACCTTTACTGAAAAAAGACGTCAAAAACAGATGAAATATGAACGTTCTGTCTTACGTGAAGTGAATATAGAGGAATTGAAAAGAAAAGTTCAGGAATTTTTCGGATCGACCAGGCTCACTGCCGGACTATTCAAAAACCCCGGAATTCTAGAGGCTTGTTATGATGTAGCACTGGAATCGTATTTGCTGGGGGCAAATTTATCAAAATTCGCCCATAGTGGTGAAGCGATTGAATCGACACTTAAACGATGTGAACCAGAGGAAACTCACTTAATTGATACTCTTTATAATTTCCTGTTATATTGGGGTGCTGGTGAGGAAGGGTTCTACTCTGAGGCTCTTTACTTCCAGTGTGAGCAATATGTAAGATCGTGGTGGATGGCAGGATATGAAAAAGGCCGCCGCCGTTATAAGCTTCGCCTCCACTAA
- a CDS encoding MFS transporter has translation MKRKFHYAWVILGVSFFGVLASQGVRFSFGAFMESWETFFSATRGTISAVSFLSFIVFALAQPLAGKMIDQFGVRFVFVISTAIVGIGTLLTFFATSVWQLFILYGIISSAGFGGASGVTATVAVTKWFTAKRGLALGLVEAGFGAGQMVIVTSSIFLIEIYGWQNTVLILGLFLLIVVCPVLALLLKSDPAEAGYEPLGGAAPPEETSISSSGVKGNDSRPGRKFWFLLIPFFVCGVTTTGLMDTHLIPFAQYCGFSPVVTSTAVSLLAGFNILGTLLAGVLADKIDNRKILAFLYFTRALTVLFLFVFSSQVSLMVIFVENPTLLLIFSVSFGLVDFATVPPTVKLMSEYFKGQSLGLLTGWLFMSHQLGSALGSFIPGLLFDQSGSYSLSFLFAVVLLIGAGVLSALLPKTKIQATR, from the coding sequence ATGAAAAGAAAGTTCCATTACGCCTGGGTTATTTTAGGTGTTTCATTTTTTGGAGTACTTGCGAGCCAGGGAGTTCGTTTTTCGTTTGGTGCCTTCATGGAATCATGGGAAACGTTTTTTTCGGCAACACGGGGAACGATTTCTGCCGTGTCGTTTTTAAGCTTTATTGTTTTTGCCCTTGCCCAGCCGCTTGCCGGTAAAATGATTGATCAATTCGGGGTCAGGTTCGTGTTTGTTATTAGTACTGCAATCGTGGGCATCGGTACACTTCTGACCTTTTTTGCAACATCCGTCTGGCAGCTGTTCATCTTGTACGGGATTATCTCTTCAGCGGGTTTTGGCGGAGCATCCGGTGTCACCGCAACTGTGGCGGTCACTAAATGGTTCACAGCAAAGCGCGGCCTGGCACTTGGTCTGGTCGAGGCCGGCTTTGGTGCAGGCCAGATGGTCATCGTTACAAGTTCGATATTCCTAATTGAAATTTACGGCTGGCAAAATACTGTTCTCATACTTGGATTGTTCCTACTGATTGTTGTCTGCCCGGTACTGGCCTTGCTGCTAAAATCCGATCCTGCGGAAGCGGGGTACGAGCCACTGGGCGGTGCTGCTCCGCCGGAAGAAACGTCTATTTCCTCTTCGGGTGTTAAAGGGAACGATTCCCGTCCAGGCCGGAAATTCTGGTTTTTGCTGATTCCATTCTTTGTTTGTGGAGTAACGACAACCGGTTTGATGGATACCCATCTAATCCCGTTTGCCCAGTACTGCGGATTCTCTCCGGTTGTCACAAGTACCGCAGTCAGCCTGCTGGCGGGATTCAATATCCTGGGCACTCTCCTGGCCGGAGTTCTCGCCGATAAAATTGACAATCGAAAAATCCTTGCCTTCCTATATTTTACGAGAGCATTAACCGTCCTCTTCCTGTTTGTGTTCTCTAGCCAGGTAAGCCTGATGGTAATCTTTGTTGAAAATCCTACCCTGCTGCTGATTTTTTCAGTTTCATTCGGGCTCGTTGATTTCGCGACTGTCCCTCCTACAGTTAAACTGATGTCCGAGTACTTTAAAGGACAATCTCTAGGGCTTTTAACCGGCTGGCTGTTCATGAGCCACCAACTCGGTTCCGCACTTGGTTCCTTTATCCCGGGTCTCCTGTTCGACCAATCCGGCAGCTACAGCCTGTCATTCTTATTCGCTGTCGTCCTGCTGATTGGGGCAGGGGTTTTAAGTGCCCTCCTGCCAAAAACCAAGATTCAGGCAACCAGGTAA
- the rpsI gene encoding 30S ribosomal protein S9 — MAQVQYIGTGRRKSSVARVRLVPGNGQITVNNREITSYIPFEALREVVKQPLVATETLGSYDILVNVKGGGYTGQAGAIRHGIARALLQADPEFRPTLKRAGLLTRDARMKERKKYGLKGARRAPQFSKR; from the coding sequence TTGGCACAAGTTCAATATATCGGCACAGGCCGTCGTAAAAGCTCTGTTGCCCGCGTACGCCTAGTACCTGGCAATGGCCAAATCACAGTCAACAACCGTGAAATCACTAGCTACATTCCATTCGAAGCACTTCGTGAAGTTGTTAAGCAGCCGCTAGTTGCGACTGAAACTCTTGGCAGCTACGATATTCTAGTAAACGTTAAAGGCGGCGGCTACACTGGCCAGGCTGGCGCAATCCGCCACGGCATCGCACGTGCATTGCTGCAAGCTGACCCAGAATTCCGTCCAACGCTGAAGCGTGCAGGTCTTCTGACTCGTGACGCTCGTATGAAAGAACGTAAGAAATACGGTCTTAAAGGCGCTCGTCGTGCACCTCAGTTCTCAAAGCGTTAA
- the rplM gene encoding 50S ribosomal protein L13, with amino-acid sequence MRTTFMANANNIERKWYVVDAEGKTLGRLASEVAAILRGKNKPTFTPHVDTGDHVIILNASKVALTGNKLHDKIYYRHTQHPGGLKQRTALEMRTNYAEKMLELAVKGMLPKNSLGRQMFKKLHVYAGSEHPHQAQKPEVYELRG; translated from the coding sequence ATGCGTACAACATTTATGGCGAATGCCAACAATATCGAGCGTAAATGGTACGTGGTTGATGCAGAAGGCAAGACTCTTGGACGCCTTGCTTCCGAAGTTGCAGCAATCCTACGTGGCAAAAACAAACCAACTTTTACACCGCATGTCGACACAGGCGACCATGTCATTATTCTAAATGCTTCTAAAGTAGCTCTTACAGGCAACAAACTGCATGACAAGATTTACTACCGCCACACCCAGCACCCAGGCGGCCTTAAGCAAAGAACAGCGCTTGAAATGCGCACTAACTACGCCGAGAAAATGCTAGAGCTTGCTGTTAAAGGCATGCTTCCAAAGAATTCTCTTGGCCGTCAAATGTTTAAAAAGCTGCATGTATATGCTGGCAGCGAGCATCCGCACCAAGCACAAAAACCAGAAGTTTACGAACTTCGCGGATAA
- the truA gene encoding tRNA pseudouridine(38-40) synthase TruA translates to MQRYKCIISYDGTGFAGYQVQPGKRTVQGELEAALTKLHKGENVKVTASGRTDAGVHAKGQVIHFDSPLSIPEKRWPVALNSLLGGEIVVLSATKSASGFHARFDAKGKEYRYFLHLGEHKDPFIRNLAYHYPYSLNIDAMKEAAFHLCGTHDYSSFCASNTDVKDKVRTVSRITFSKEEDRLVMVFSGNGFLYNMVRILTGTLLEVGTGTRKPGDMKELLEARDRTRAGRTAPSHGLYLWKVHY, encoded by the coding sequence ATGCAGCGCTATAAATGCATTATTTCATATGATGGAACAGGTTTTGCCGGGTATCAGGTCCAGCCAGGTAAACGAACCGTCCAGGGTGAATTGGAAGCTGCCCTGACCAAACTTCATAAAGGTGAAAACGTGAAGGTCACAGCTTCTGGAAGAACAGATGCAGGTGTCCATGCTAAAGGCCAGGTCATTCATTTTGACTCGCCCCTATCCATACCTGAGAAGCGCTGGCCAGTGGCTCTCAATTCTTTGCTTGGCGGTGAGATAGTAGTGCTATCGGCTACTAAATCAGCTTCCGGCTTCCATGCGAGATTTGACGCAAAAGGGAAGGAATATCGTTATTTCCTACATCTCGGCGAACATAAAGACCCTTTTATTCGCAATTTAGCTTATCATTATCCCTATTCTTTGAATATTGACGCGATGAAAGAAGCGGCATTTCATTTATGCGGCACACACGATTACTCGAGTTTTTGTGCTTCTAATACAGATGTAAAGGATAAGGTCCGAACTGTATCCAGAATTACTTTTTCAAAAGAAGAGGATCGTCTTGTAATGGTATTTAGCGGAAATGGTTTTTTGTATAACATGGTAAGAATCCTGACTGGAACGCTTTTAGAGGTCGGTACAGGTACCAGGAAACCGGGTGATATGAAGGAACTGCTTGAAGCAAGAGACCGGACGCGAGCGGGGAGAACCGCTCCTTCTCACGGACTTTACTTGTGGAAGGTCCATTACTGA
- a CDS encoding energy-coupling factor transporter transmembrane component T family protein, translating into MMEKMIFGRYVPVDSAIHKMDPRSKLILVFSFVVIVFLANNVITYGLLAVYTFYLLSLSRIPLKFLYEGLKPILWLVIFTLLLHLFLTREGNVVLELGWIKIYSGGIRQGIFISLRFFFLILVTSLLTLTTTPIEITDGLEVLLNPLKKIKFPVHELALMMSISLRFIPTLMEETDKIMKAQIARGVEFGSGPIKDRIKAIIPLLIPLFVSSFKRAEDLATAMEARGYRGGEGRTRFRKLEWKKTDTIQIFLLVALTVVLAMLRS; encoded by the coding sequence ATGATGGAAAAAATGATTTTTGGACGTTACGTCCCAGTTGATTCAGCTATTCATAAAATGGATCCGCGCTCAAAGCTTATCTTGGTATTTTCGTTTGTAGTCATTGTCTTCCTCGCTAATAATGTCATTACCTATGGGTTACTGGCTGTTTATACTTTTTACTTGCTAAGCTTGTCAAGGATCCCGCTAAAATTCCTATATGAAGGATTAAAGCCGATCCTTTGGCTAGTAATATTTACACTCCTGCTGCACTTGTTCCTTACCCGGGAAGGAAACGTGGTCTTGGAACTTGGTTGGATCAAGATTTACAGCGGAGGGATTCGCCAGGGAATATTTATTTCCTTAAGATTCTTTTTCCTGATACTTGTTACATCCTTGCTTACCCTTACAACAACACCTATAGAAATTACGGACGGATTGGAAGTACTGTTAAATCCTCTTAAGAAAATAAAATTTCCGGTTCATGAGCTTGCCCTAATGATGTCCATATCCCTTCGTTTTATTCCAACACTGATGGAGGAAACAGATAAGATTATGAAAGCCCAAATTGCCCGTGGTGTAGAATTTGGCAGTGGTCCAATTAAGGATCGTATTAAAGCAATCATTCCCTTATTAATCCCTTTATTTGTAAGTTCGTTTAAACGGGCGGAAGATTTGGCAACTGCAATGGAAGCGCGGGGCTATCGAGGCGGAGAGGGCAGGACGAGGTTTAGGAAGCTGGAATGGAAAAAGACAGATACAATCCAAATCTTTTTATTGGTTGCATTGACAGTTGTCCTGGCAATGTTGCGTTCTTAA
- a CDS encoding energy-coupling factor ABC transporter ATP-binding protein — MEISLRKVEYKYQADTPFERLAIQDVSLEIPSGTYLAIIGHTGSGKSTVLQHLNGLLQPTSGIVKIGDRTLQAGTKEKNLKEVRQKVGIVFQFPEHQLFEETVEKDICFGPMNFGVSEEDARKRARAALEQVGLAEEVLQKSPFELSGGQMRRVAIAGVLAMDPDVLVLDEPTAGLDPRGRKEIMDMFYNLHKLRGLSTVLVTHSMEDAARYADLIAIMHQGRTVKTGTPEEIFSHPAELVELGLDVPEAVRFQLKWERQFGVKLGKTYLTIEDLAEEIARFEGGIRP, encoded by the coding sequence ATGGAAATATCACTTAGAAAAGTAGAGTATAAGTACCAGGCGGATACTCCTTTTGAAAGGTTGGCAATCCAGGATGTATCACTTGAGATACCTTCAGGAACATACCTTGCCATTATTGGCCATACAGGTTCCGGAAAATCCACAGTCTTGCAGCACTTAAACGGACTTCTCCAGCCAACATCCGGTATTGTTAAAATTGGCGACCGTACATTACAGGCAGGCACCAAGGAGAAGAACCTAAAGGAAGTTCGGCAAAAGGTTGGTATAGTTTTTCAATTCCCCGAACATCAACTCTTTGAGGAAACGGTTGAAAAGGATATTTGTTTTGGACCCATGAATTTTGGTGTATCTGAGGAAGATGCAAGAAAAAGGGCGAGAGCTGCACTTGAACAGGTAGGACTTGCAGAAGAAGTTTTACAAAAGTCGCCCTTTGAGTTATCTGGTGGACAGATGCGCCGTGTGGCAATAGCAGGAGTACTGGCTATGGATCCAGACGTACTAGTCCTGGATGAGCCAACTGCGGGTTTGGATCCGCGCGGCCGAAAAGAAATTATGGATATGTTTTACAACCTTCATAAATTGAGAGGTTTGTCTACCGTACTTGTAACACATAGTATGGAGGATGCAGCCCGCTATGCTGATCTGATTGCAATAATGCATCAAGGCAGGACAGTAAAGACCGGGACACCAGAAGAAATCTTTTCTCATCCTGCTGAACTGGTTGAACTTGGGCTTGATGTTCCCGAAGCAGTACGATTTCAGTTGAAGTGGGAGCGTCAGTTTGGTGTAAAGCTTGGGAAAACATATTTGACCATTGAGGATCTTGCTGAAGAAATTGCCCGTTTTGAAGGGGGTATACGTCCATGA
- a CDS encoding energy-coupling factor ABC transporter ATP-binding protein — protein MPESIISLEQVSFQYPSADGYAVRDVTFNIYKGEWLAIVGHNGSGKSTLARMLNGLHYPQEGIVKVDGLALNENTVWEVRKKMGMVFQNPDNQFVGTTVKDDVAFGLENNGVVQEEMAVRVPEALEKVKMGNFLDQEPHHLSGGQKQRVAIAGILALRPSIIILDEATSMLDPKGREEVLETVRLLKDEKTLTVISITHDLDEAAKADRIIVMNHGEVYREGVPEDIFALDDELISLGLDIPFSVKMGKELKRNGIHLEKNYLAEEELVRELWKYHLEK, from the coding sequence ATGCCGGAATCAATAATAAGCCTTGAACAAGTTTCGTTCCAGTATCCATCAGCAGACGGGTATGCTGTGAGGGATGTAACCTTCAATATTTATAAAGGTGAATGGCTGGCAATTGTAGGCCATAATGGTTCAGGAAAGTCAACGCTGGCCAGGATGCTGAACGGTCTCCATTATCCTCAGGAAGGAATAGTCAAGGTGGATGGGCTAGCACTCAATGAAAATACTGTCTGGGAAGTCCGAAAGAAGATGGGGATGGTTTTTCAAAATCCTGATAATCAGTTTGTAGGAACCACGGTTAAGGATGATGTGGCTTTTGGTCTGGAAAATAATGGGGTCGTTCAAGAAGAAATGGCCGTAAGAGTACCTGAAGCGTTGGAAAAAGTAAAGATGGGCAATTTTCTCGATCAAGAGCCGCACCATCTATCAGGCGGGCAAAAGCAGCGTGTCGCAATAGCTGGCATTCTTGCTTTAAGGCCTTCTATCATCATCCTTGATGAAGCTACATCCATGCTAGACCCAAAAGGCAGGGAAGAGGTACTTGAAACAGTCAGGCTGCTTAAGGATGAAAAAACCTTAACGGTTATCTCAATTACCCATGATTTGGATGAGGCAGCCAAAGCGGACAGAATTATTGTCATGAATCATGGAGAAGTATACCGGGAGGGAGTTCCGGAAGATATTTTTGCACTAGATGATGAATTGATTTCCCTTGGCCTTGATATTCCTTTTTCGGTGAAAATGGGAAAAGAATTAAAAAGAAACGGGATTCACTTGGAGAAGAACTACTTGGCGGAAGAAGAGTTGGTGAGGGAACTATGGAAATATCACTTAGAAAAGTAG
- the rplQ gene encoding 50S ribosomal protein L17 has translation MAYRKLGRTSAQRKAMLRDLTTDLIINERIQTTETRAKELRSVVEKMITLGKRGDLHARRQAASYVRNEVADAENNTDAVQKLFGDIAPRYAERQGGYTRIMKIGPRRGDGAPMVIIELV, from the coding sequence ATGGCATACAGAAAATTAGGCCGCACAAGCGCCCAGCGTAAAGCGATGCTTCGTGACCTTACAACTGATCTTATTATCAATGAACGTATCCAGACAACTGAAACACGTGCGAAGGAATTGCGTTCTGTTGTAGAAAAAATGATTACTCTTGGCAAGCGCGGAGATTTGCATGCACGCCGCCAGGCTGCATCATACGTCCGTAACGAAGTTGCAGATGCTGAAAACAATACTGACGCTGTTCAGAAGTTGTTCGGTGATATTGCACCACGCTATGCAGAGCGCCAAGGTGGATATACACGTATAATGAAAATTGGACCTCGCCGCGGCGATGGCGCACCAATGGTTATTATCGAACTCGTTTAA